TGGAGAGCGCCGAGGGCGATCGCGACATCCGGCTGCCGTTCAGCACCCCGGTCGACGACGTGATCGGGCTGGGCAAGGCCATCCGCGTGCTGCTGGGTTGCCCCTTCGTCAACGGTCTGCGCGCGCGCCGGGACTGAAAGTCCTTGGCCCCGGCGGTTACCGTGTCGGGGTGGTTGCGCCCCTCAGCGACAGCGAACGCAGGCCACTGCGCATCGAGATCGCGATCGTGCTGTGCGTGACATTCGGCCTCAGCGCCGTCACCGCGGCGCTGCAGCTGGCGGACTCGGTCCTGCGCGGCCTGAGCTCGCAGAAAATCCCGCTCAACCCGAAGCGGTCCTACTTCGACCTGATCGACCTGGGCCTCAATGCGTCGATCGTCGTGCAGTTGCTCTCCTGGGGTGCGCTCGCGCTATACCTGTTGTGGCGCAACGGTTCAGCGCCCGCCGTGATAGGGCTGGCTCGGTTTCGCTGGCGGCCAGATCTGCTCGGCGGGGTGGGTCTGGCCGCGCTGATCGGGTTGCCCGGGCTGGGCCTCTATCTCGTCGCGCGAGCCCTGCACATGAACGCGTCGGTGATCCCGTCCGGCCTGGGCGACACCTGGTGGCGGGTGCCGATGCTGGTGCTCACCGCGTTCGCCGACGGCTGGGCCGAAGAGGTGATCGTCGTCGGCTATCTGCTCACCCGGCTGGGCCAACTTGGCGTCGGGTCGCGGGCGGCGCTGCTGTGGTCGAGTCTGCTGCGCGGCGCGTACCACCTCTATCAGGGGTTCGGGGCGGGCCTGGGAAACGTGGTGATGGGTTTGGTGTTCGGCTACGCCTGGCGGCGCACCGGCCGGTTGTGGCCGCTGGTGATCGCGCACGGCCTGATCGACACCGTCGCGTTCGTCGGGTACGCGCTGCTGGCCGGGCATCTGCGATG
The sequence above is a segment of the Candidatus Mycobacterium wuenschmannii genome. Coding sequences within it:
- a CDS encoding CPBP family intramembrane glutamic endopeptidase, yielding MVAPLSDSERRPLRIEIAIVLCVTFGLSAVTAALQLADSVLRGLSSQKIPLNPKRSYFDLIDLGLNASIVVQLLSWGALALYLLWRNGSAPAVIGLARFRWRPDLLGGVGLAALIGLPGLGLYLVARALHMNASVIPSGLGDTWWRVPMLVLTAFADGWAEEVIVVGYLLTRLGQLGVGSRAALLWSSLLRGAYHLYQGFGAGLGNVVMGLVFGYAWRRTGRLWPLVIAHGLIDTVAFVGYALLAGHLRWLH